The following are encoded together in the Oncorhynchus gorbuscha isolate QuinsamMale2020 ecotype Even-year linkage group LG03, OgorEven_v1.0, whole genome shotgun sequence genome:
- the LOC124025340 gene encoding collagen alpha-1(VIII) chain-like isoform X1, with translation MCLPHTMEAATGKHGASQAGLGLGGLGQGGRRCGGVPLEPFVHQVGGHTSMMRYDDHTVCKPLISREQRFYESLPPEMKEFTAEYKGMVLVCFEGDIDGYINLVAYPYVESEILDHEDLPERDQPRRKHSRRSLLRSTSEIKEERLPHESDSTENLQELKSPRLELQIYSDIPFQMLDNNSGLGSEKISHNPWSLRCHRQQLSRMRSESKDRKLYKFLLLENVVHLFSYPCILDLKMGTRQHGDDASEEKAARQMQKCEQSTSATLGVRVCGMQVYQMDTGHYLCRNKYYGRSLSIEGFRHALHQYLHNGASLRKDLFEPMLCKLRSLKAILERQTTYRFYSSSLLIIYEGKEPELAYVWQKAPQETWQQKAASPPQAPAEPLENQKTPAPQPAAELPSEKGVAVNPGLGIQGVQGPGIGVGLQGGVHQGVQGPGLGVGLQGVQGPGSGMGLQGPGIGVGLQGGVHQGVQGPGLGVGLQGVQGPGIGVGIQGVQGPGIGVGLQGGVHQGVQGPGLGVGLQGVQGPGIGVGLQGVQGPGIGVGLQGGVHQGVQGPGLGVGLQGVQGPGIGVGLQGVQGPGIGVGLQGVQGPGIGVGLQGVQGPGIGVGLQGVQGPGIGVGLQGVQGPGIGVGLQGVQGPGIGVGLQGVQGPGLGVGLQDVQGPGIGVGLQGVQGPGIGVGLQGVQGPGIGVGLQGVQGPGLGVGLQGVQGPGIGVGLQGPGLGVGLQGVQGPGIGVGLQGVQGPGSGMGLQGVQGPGLGVGLQGVQGPGLGVGLQGVQGPGIGVGLQGVQGPGIGVGLQGGVHQGVQGPGIGVGLQGVQGPGLGVGLQGVQGPGLGVGLQGVQGPGIGVGLQGGVHQGAHGLTEAPLQLPQAIPPPPNHPPMPVPTPPQQLHQEPLQPLPPQPSDPHTPPPPLPLPSSPSISVDVRMIDFAHSTFKGFRDDQTVHDGPDRGYVFGLESLIKILEGLREENL, from the exons ATGTGCCTTCCCCACACCATGGAAGCAGCAACGGGGAAGCACGGAGCGAGTCAGGCAGGGTTAGGCCTCGGGGGGCTGGGCCAGGGGGGGCGGCGGTGTGGAGGGGTACCACTAGAGCCCTTCGTACACCAGGTGGGAGGGCACACCAGTATGATGCGTTACGACGACCACACGGTGTGTAAACCCCTCATCAGCCGGGAGCAACGCTTCTACGAGTCGCTGCCTCCGGAGATGAAAGAGTTTACAGCAGAGTACAAAG GCATGGTGTTGGTATGTTTTGAGGGGGATATTGACGGATACATCAACTTGGTAGCGTACCCGTACGTGGAGAGCGAGATCCTGGACCACGAGGACCTACCGGAGAGGGACCAACCCCGGAGGAAACACTCCCGGCGCAGCCTCCTCCGCTCCACCTCCGAGATCAAAGAGGAGAGGCTACCACACGAGAGTGACAGCACTGAGAA tctccAGGAGCTGAAGAGTCCTCGTCTAGAGCTCCAGATCTACAGTGATATTCCCTTCCAGATGCTGGATAACAACAGTGGCCTGGGCTCAGAGAAGATCAGCCACAACCCCTGGAGCCTCCGCTGTCACAGGCAACAGCTCAGCCGCATGAGATCAGAGTCCAAGGACAGGAAGCTCTACA aGTTTCTGCTCCTGGAGAACGTGGTTCACCTCTTCAGCTACCCGTGCATCCTGGACCTGAAGATGGGCACGCGGCAGCATGGGGACGATGCCTCGGAGGAGAAAGCAGCCAGGCAGATGCAGAAGTGCGAGCAGAGCACCTCCGCCACCCTGGGGGTTCGTGTCTGTGGGATGCAG gtgtaccagatggaTACGGGCCACTATCTGTGCAGGAACAAGTACTACGGCCGCAGCCTGTCCATCGAGGGCTTCCGCCACGCCCTCCACCAATACCTGCACAACGGGGCGTCGCTCAGGAAGGACCTGTTTGAGCCCATGCTGTGTAAGTTACGCAGCCTGAAGGCCATTCTGGAGAGACAGACCACCTATCGCTTCTACTCATCCTCCCTGCTAATCATCTATGAGGGGAAGGAGCCTGAGCTGGCCTACGTCTGGCAGAAAGCACCACAGGAGACCTGGCAGCAGAAAGCAGCATCACCACCACAGGCCCCGGCAGAGCCCTTAGAAAACCAAAAAACACCAGCACCACAACCAGCAGCTGAGCTGCCCTCAGAGAAGGGGGTGGCAGTCAACCCAGGGCTAGGAATCCAAGGTGTCCAAGGGCCAGGGATAGGAGTGGGGCTCCAAGGTGGAGTCCACCAAGGTGTCCAAGGACCGGGGTTAGGAGTGGGGCTCCAAGGTGTCCAAGGACCAGGGTCAGGAATGGGGCTCCAAGGACCGGGGATAGGAGTGGGGCTCCAAGGTGGAGTCCACCAAGGTGTCCAAGGACCGGGGTTAGGAGTGGGGCTCCAAGGTGTCCAAGGACCGGGGATAGGAGTGGGGATCCAAGGTGTCCAAGGACCGGGGATAGGAGTGGGACTCCAAGGCGGAGTCCACCAAGGCGTCCAAGGACCGGGGTTAGGAGTGGGGCTCCAAGGTGTCCAAGGACCGGGGATAGGAGTAGGGCTCCAAGGTGTCCAAGGACCGGGGATAGGAGTGGGGCTCCAAGGCGGAGTCCACCAAGGTGTCCAAGGACCGGGGTTAGGAGTGGGGCTCCAAGGTGTCCAAGGACCGGGGATAGGAGTGGGGCTCCAAGGTGTCCAAGGACCGGGGATAGGAGTGGGGCTCCAAGGTGTCCAAGGACCGGGGATAGGAGTGGGGCTCCAAGGTGTCCAAGGACCGGGGATAGGAGTGGGGCTCCAAGGTGTCCAAGGACCGGGGATAGGAGTGGGGCTCCAAGGTGTCCAAGGACCGGGGATAGGAGTGGGGCTCCAAGGTGTCCAAGGACCGGGGATAGGAGTGGGGCTCCAAGGTGTCCAAGGACCGGGGTTAGGAGTGGGGCTCCAAGATGTCCAAGGACCGGGGATAGGAGTGGGGCTCCAAGGTGTCCAAGGACCGGGGATAGGAGTGGGGCTCCAAGGTGTCCAAGGACCGGGGATAGGAGTGGGGCTCCAAGGTGTTCAAGGACCGGGGTTAGGAGTGGGGCTCCAAGGTGTCCAAGGACCAGGGATAGGAGTGGGGCTCCAAGGACCGGGGTTAGGAGTGGGGCTCCAAGGTGTCCAAGGACCGGGGATAGGAGTGGGGCTCCAAGGTGTCCAAGGACCAGGGTCAGGAATGGGGCTCCAAGGTGTCCAAGGACCGGGGTTAGGAGTGGGGCTCCAAGGTGTCCAAGGACCGGGGTTAGGAGTGGGGCTCCAAGGTGTCCAAGGACCGGGGATAGGAGTGGGGCTCCAAGGTGTCCAAGGACCGGGGATAGGCGTGGGGCTCCAAGGCGGAGTCCACCAAGGTGTCCAAGGACCGGGGATAGGAGTGGGGCTCCAAGGTGTCCAAGGACCGGGGTTAGGAGTGGGGCTCCAAGGTGTCCAAGGACCTGGGTTAGGAGTGGGGCTCCAAGGTGTCCAAGGACCGGGGATAGGAGTGGGGCTCCAAGGCGGAGTCCACCAAGGGGCCCATGGACTGACAGAAGCCCCTCTCCAGCTGCCCCAGGCAATACCACCTCCACCAAACCACCCCCCCATGCCCGTCCCAACCCCTCCACAGCAGCTCCACCAGGAGCCTCTCCAGCCCCTTCCACCCCAGCCCTCAGACCCCCACACcccccctccaccactaccactcccCTCCAGCCCGAGCATCAGTGTGGACGTCCGCATGATAGACTTTGCCCACAGCACCTTCAAAGGTTTCCGCGACGACCAGACGGTGCACGACGGGCCGGATCGGGGCTACGTGTTTGGATTAGAGAGCCTCATCAAGATCCTAGAGGGCCTCCGAGAGGAGAACCTGTAG
- the LOC124025340 gene encoding collagen alpha-1(I) chain-like isoform X2, which translates to MCLPHTMEAATGKHGASQAGLGLGGLGQGGRRCGGVPLEPFVHQVGGHTSMMRYDDHTVCKPLISREQRFYESLPPEMKEFTAEYKGMVLVCFEGDIDGYINLVAYPYVESEILDHEDLPERDQPRRKHSRRSLLRSTSEIKEERLPHESDSTENLQELKSPRLELQIYSDIPFQMLDNNSGLGSEKISHNPWSLRCHRQQLSRMRSESKDRKLYKFLLLENVVHLFSYPCILDLKMGTRQHGDDASEEKAARQMQKCEQSTSATLGVRVCGMQVYQMDTGHYLCRNKYYGRSLSIEGFRHALHQYLHNGASLRKDLFEPMLCKLRSLKAILERQTTYRFYSSSLLIIYEGKEPELAYVWQKAPQETWQQKAASPPQAPAEPLENQKTPAPQPAAELPSEKGVAVNPGLGIQGVQGPGIGVGLQGGVHQGVQGPGLGVGLQGVQGPGSGMGLQGPGIGVGLQGGVHQGVQGPGLGVGLQGVQGPGIGVGIQGVQGPGIGVGLQGGVHQGVQGPGLGVGLQGVQGPGLGVGLQGVQGPGIGVGLQGVQGPGIGVGLQGVQGPGIGVGLQGVQGPGIGVGLQGVQGPGIGVGLQGVQGPGIGVGLQGVQGPGIGVGLQGVQGPGLGVGLQDVQGPGIGVGLQGVQGPGIGVGLQGVQGPGIGVGLQGVQGPGLGVGLQGVQGPGIGVGLQGPGLGVGLQGVQGPGIGVGLQGVQGPGSGMGLQGVQGPGLGVGLQGVQGPGLGVGLQGVQGPGIGVGLQGVQGPGIGVGLQGGVHQGVQGPGIGVGLQGVQGPGLGVGLQGVQGPGLGVGLQGVQGPGIGVGLQGGVHQGAHGLTEAPLQLPQAIPPPPNHPPMPVPTPPQQLHQEPLQPLPPQPSDPHTPPPPLPLPSSPSISVDVRMIDFAHSTFKGFRDDQTVHDGPDRGYVFGLESLIKILEGLREENL; encoded by the exons ATGTGCCTTCCCCACACCATGGAAGCAGCAACGGGGAAGCACGGAGCGAGTCAGGCAGGGTTAGGCCTCGGGGGGCTGGGCCAGGGGGGGCGGCGGTGTGGAGGGGTACCACTAGAGCCCTTCGTACACCAGGTGGGAGGGCACACCAGTATGATGCGTTACGACGACCACACGGTGTGTAAACCCCTCATCAGCCGGGAGCAACGCTTCTACGAGTCGCTGCCTCCGGAGATGAAAGAGTTTACAGCAGAGTACAAAG GCATGGTGTTGGTATGTTTTGAGGGGGATATTGACGGATACATCAACTTGGTAGCGTACCCGTACGTGGAGAGCGAGATCCTGGACCACGAGGACCTACCGGAGAGGGACCAACCCCGGAGGAAACACTCCCGGCGCAGCCTCCTCCGCTCCACCTCCGAGATCAAAGAGGAGAGGCTACCACACGAGAGTGACAGCACTGAGAA tctccAGGAGCTGAAGAGTCCTCGTCTAGAGCTCCAGATCTACAGTGATATTCCCTTCCAGATGCTGGATAACAACAGTGGCCTGGGCTCAGAGAAGATCAGCCACAACCCCTGGAGCCTCCGCTGTCACAGGCAACAGCTCAGCCGCATGAGATCAGAGTCCAAGGACAGGAAGCTCTACA aGTTTCTGCTCCTGGAGAACGTGGTTCACCTCTTCAGCTACCCGTGCATCCTGGACCTGAAGATGGGCACGCGGCAGCATGGGGACGATGCCTCGGAGGAGAAAGCAGCCAGGCAGATGCAGAAGTGCGAGCAGAGCACCTCCGCCACCCTGGGGGTTCGTGTCTGTGGGATGCAG gtgtaccagatggaTACGGGCCACTATCTGTGCAGGAACAAGTACTACGGCCGCAGCCTGTCCATCGAGGGCTTCCGCCACGCCCTCCACCAATACCTGCACAACGGGGCGTCGCTCAGGAAGGACCTGTTTGAGCCCATGCTGTGTAAGTTACGCAGCCTGAAGGCCATTCTGGAGAGACAGACCACCTATCGCTTCTACTCATCCTCCCTGCTAATCATCTATGAGGGGAAGGAGCCTGAGCTGGCCTACGTCTGGCAGAAAGCACCACAGGAGACCTGGCAGCAGAAAGCAGCATCACCACCACAGGCCCCGGCAGAGCCCTTAGAAAACCAAAAAACACCAGCACCACAACCAGCAGCTGAGCTGCCCTCAGAGAAGGGGGTGGCAGTCAACCCAGGGCTAGGAATCCAAGGTGTCCAAGGGCCAGGGATAGGAGTGGGGCTCCAAGGTGGAGTCCACCAAGGTGTCCAAGGACCGGGGTTAGGAGTGGGGCTCCAAGGTGTCCAAGGACCAGGGTCAGGAATGGGGCTCCAAGGACCGGGGATAGGAGTGGGGCTCCAAGGTGGAGTCCACCAAGGTGTCCAAGGACCGGGGTTAGGAGTGGGGCTCCAAGGTGTCCAAGGACCGGGGATAGGAGTGGGGATCCAAGGTGTCCAAGGACCGGGGATAGGAGTGGGACTCCAAGGCGGAGTCCACCAAGGCGTCCAAGGACCGGGGTTAGGAGTGGGGCTCCAAG GTGTCCAAGGACCGGGGTTAGGAGTGGGGCTCCAAGGTGTCCAAGGACCGGGGATAGGAGTGGGGCTCCAAGGTGTCCAAGGACCGGGGATAGGAGTGGGGCTCCAAGGTGTCCAAGGACCGGGGATAGGAGTGGGGCTCCAAGGTGTCCAAGGACCGGGGATAGGAGTGGGGCTCCAAGGTGTCCAAGGACCGGGGATAGGAGTGGGGCTCCAAGGTGTCCAAGGACCGGGGATAGGAGTGGGGCTCCAAGGTGTCCAAGGACCGGGGATAGGAGTGGGGCTCCAAGGTGTCCAAGGACCGGGGTTAGGAGTGGGGCTCCAAGATGTCCAAGGACCGGGGATAGGAGTGGGGCTCCAAGGTGTCCAAGGACCGGGGATAGGAGTGGGGCTCCAAGGTGTCCAAGGACCGGGGATAGGAGTGGGGCTCCAAGGTGTTCAAGGACCGGGGTTAGGAGTGGGGCTCCAAGGTGTCCAAGGACCAGGGATAGGAGTGGGGCTCCAAGGACCGGGGTTAGGAGTGGGGCTCCAAGGTGTCCAAGGACCGGGGATAGGAGTGGGGCTCCAAGGTGTCCAAGGACCAGGGTCAGGAATGGGGCTCCAAGGTGTCCAAGGACCGGGGTTAGGAGTGGGGCTCCAAGGTGTCCAAGGACCGGGGTTAGGAGTGGGGCTCCAAGGTGTCCAAGGACCGGGGATAGGAGTGGGGCTCCAAGGTGTCCAAGGACCGGGGATAGGCGTGGGGCTCCAAGGCGGAGTCCACCAAGGTGTCCAAGGACCGGGGATAGGAGTGGGGCTCCAAGGTGTCCAAGGACCGGGGTTAGGAGTGGGGCTCCAAGGTGTCCAAGGACCTGGGTTAGGAGTGGGGCTCCAAGGTGTCCAAGGACCGGGGATAGGAGTGGGGCTCCAAGGCGGAGTCCACCAAGGGGCCCATGGACTGACAGAAGCCCCTCTCCAGCTGCCCCAGGCAATACCACCTCCACCAAACCACCCCCCCATGCCCGTCCCAACCCCTCCACAGCAGCTCCACCAGGAGCCTCTCCAGCCCCTTCCACCCCAGCCCTCAGACCCCCACACcccccctccaccactaccactcccCTCCAGCCCGAGCATCAGTGTGGACGTCCGCATGATAGACTTTGCCCACAGCACCTTCAAAGGTTTCCGCGACGACCAGACGGTGCACGACGGGCCGGATCGGGGCTACGTGTTTGGATTAGAGAGCCTCATCAAGATCCTAGAGGGCCTCCGAGAGGAGAACCTGTAG
- the LOC124025340 gene encoding spidroin-2-like isoform X3 yields MLDNNSGLGSEKISHNPWSLRCHRQQLSRMRSESKDRKLYKFLLLENVVHLFSYPCILDLKMGTRQHGDDASEEKAARQMQKCEQSTSATLGVRVCGMQVYQMDTGHYLCRNKYYGRSLSIEGFRHALHQYLHNGASLRKDLFEPMLCKLRSLKAILERQTTYRFYSSSLLIIYEGKEPELAYVWQKAPQETWQQKAASPPQAPAEPLENQKTPAPQPAAELPSEKGVAVNPGLGIQGVQGPGIGVGLQGGVHQGVQGPGLGVGLQGVQGPGSGMGLQGPGIGVGLQGGVHQGVQGPGLGVGLQGVQGPGIGVGIQGVQGPGIGVGLQGGVHQGVQGPGLGVGLQGVQGPGIGVGLQGVQGPGIGVGLQGGVHQGVQGPGLGVGLQGVQGPGIGVGLQGVQGPGIGVGLQGVQGPGIGVGLQGVQGPGIGVGLQGVQGPGIGVGLQGVQGPGIGVGLQGVQGPGIGVGLQGVQGPGLGVGLQDVQGPGIGVGLQGVQGPGIGVGLQGVQGPGIGVGLQGVQGPGLGVGLQGVQGPGIGVGLQGPGLGVGLQGVQGPGIGVGLQGVQGPGSGMGLQGVQGPGLGVGLQGVQGPGLGVGLQGVQGPGIGVGLQGVQGPGIGVGLQGGVHQGVQGPGIGVGLQGVQGPGLGVGLQGVQGPGLGVGLQGVQGPGIGVGLQGGVHQGAHGLTEAPLQLPQAIPPPPNHPPMPVPTPPQQLHQEPLQPLPPQPSDPHTPPPPLPLPSSPSISVDVRMIDFAHSTFKGFRDDQTVHDGPDRGYVFGLESLIKILEGLREENL; encoded by the exons ATGCTGGATAACAACAGTGGCCTGGGCTCAGAGAAGATCAGCCACAACCCCTGGAGCCTCCGCTGTCACAGGCAACAGCTCAGCCGCATGAGATCAGAGTCCAAGGACAGGAAGCTCTACA aGTTTCTGCTCCTGGAGAACGTGGTTCACCTCTTCAGCTACCCGTGCATCCTGGACCTGAAGATGGGCACGCGGCAGCATGGGGACGATGCCTCGGAGGAGAAAGCAGCCAGGCAGATGCAGAAGTGCGAGCAGAGCACCTCCGCCACCCTGGGGGTTCGTGTCTGTGGGATGCAG gtgtaccagatggaTACGGGCCACTATCTGTGCAGGAACAAGTACTACGGCCGCAGCCTGTCCATCGAGGGCTTCCGCCACGCCCTCCACCAATACCTGCACAACGGGGCGTCGCTCAGGAAGGACCTGTTTGAGCCCATGCTGTGTAAGTTACGCAGCCTGAAGGCCATTCTGGAGAGACAGACCACCTATCGCTTCTACTCATCCTCCCTGCTAATCATCTATGAGGGGAAGGAGCCTGAGCTGGCCTACGTCTGGCAGAAAGCACCACAGGAGACCTGGCAGCAGAAAGCAGCATCACCACCACAGGCCCCGGCAGAGCCCTTAGAAAACCAAAAAACACCAGCACCACAACCAGCAGCTGAGCTGCCCTCAGAGAAGGGGGTGGCAGTCAACCCAGGGCTAGGAATCCAAGGTGTCCAAGGGCCAGGGATAGGAGTGGGGCTCCAAGGTGGAGTCCACCAAGGTGTCCAAGGACCGGGGTTAGGAGTGGGGCTCCAAGGTGTCCAAGGACCAGGGTCAGGAATGGGGCTCCAAGGACCGGGGATAGGAGTGGGGCTCCAAGGTGGAGTCCACCAAGGTGTCCAAGGACCGGGGTTAGGAGTGGGGCTCCAAGGTGTCCAAGGACCGGGGATAGGAGTGGGGATCCAAGGTGTCCAAGGACCGGGGATAGGAGTGGGACTCCAAGGCGGAGTCCACCAAGGCGTCCAAGGACCGGGGTTAGGAGTGGGGCTCCAAGGTGTCCAAGGACCGGGGATAGGAGTAGGGCTCCAAGGTGTCCAAGGACCGGGGATAGGAGTGGGGCTCCAAGGCGGAGTCCACCAAGGTGTCCAAGGACCGGGGTTAGGAGTGGGGCTCCAAGGTGTCCAAGGACCGGGGATAGGAGTGGGGCTCCAAGGTGTCCAAGGACCGGGGATAGGAGTGGGGCTCCAAGGTGTCCAAGGACCGGGGATAGGAGTGGGGCTCCAAGGTGTCCAAGGACCGGGGATAGGAGTGGGGCTCCAAGGTGTCCAAGGACCGGGGATAGGAGTGGGGCTCCAAGGTGTCCAAGGACCGGGGATAGGAGTGGGGCTCCAAGGTGTCCAAGGACCGGGGATAGGAGTGGGGCTCCAAGGTGTCCAAGGACCGGGGTTAGGAGTGGGGCTCCAAGATGTCCAAGGACCGGGGATAGGAGTGGGGCTCCAAGGTGTCCAAGGACCGGGGATAGGAGTGGGGCTCCAAGGTGTCCAAGGACCGGGGATAGGAGTGGGGCTCCAAGGTGTTCAAGGACCGGGGTTAGGAGTGGGGCTCCAAGGTGTCCAAGGACCAGGGATAGGAGTGGGGCTCCAAGGACCGGGGTTAGGAGTGGGGCTCCAAGGTGTCCAAGGACCGGGGATAGGAGTGGGGCTCCAAGGTGTCCAAGGACCAGGGTCAGGAATGGGGCTCCAAGGTGTCCAAGGACCGGGGTTAGGAGTGGGGCTCCAAGGTGTCCAAGGACCGGGGTTAGGAGTGGGGCTCCAAGGTGTCCAAGGACCGGGGATAGGAGTGGGGCTCCAAGGTGTCCAAGGACCGGGGATAGGCGTGGGGCTCCAAGGCGGAGTCCACCAAGGTGTCCAAGGACCGGGGATAGGAGTGGGGCTCCAAGGTGTCCAAGGACCGGGGTTAGGAGTGGGGCTCCAAGGTGTCCAAGGACCTGGGTTAGGAGTGGGGCTCCAAGGTGTCCAAGGACCGGGGATAGGAGTGGGGCTCCAAGGCGGAGTCCACCAAGGGGCCCATGGACTGACAGAAGCCCCTCTCCAGCTGCCCCAGGCAATACCACCTCCACCAAACCACCCCCCCATGCCCGTCCCAACCCCTCCACAGCAGCTCCACCAGGAGCCTCTCCAGCCCCTTCCACCCCAGCCCTCAGACCCCCACACcccccctccaccactaccactcccCTCCAGCCCGAGCATCAGTGTGGACGTCCGCATGATAGACTTTGCCCACAGCACCTTCAAAGGTTTCCGCGACGACCAGACGGTGCACGACGGGCCGGATCGGGGCTACGTGTTTGGATTAGAGAGCCTCATCAAGATCCTAGAGGGCCTCCGAGAGGAGAACCTGTAG